In one Rutidosis leptorrhynchoides isolate AG116_Rl617_1_P2 chromosome 8, CSIRO_AGI_Rlap_v1, whole genome shotgun sequence genomic region, the following are encoded:
- the LOC139862901 gene encoding uncharacterized protein: protein MAKIHKTLIFLIWLTILCSIQVLAKKSPRPISDTEIREKKQNCYSEIELGYWGAQCKSSMVAKENCALKCLSPQCYEVIYESDPLEEGEKDYTRSMEYKYCMHRVSLGESLDGVKGSFD from the exons ATGGCCAAGAttcataaaaccctaatttttctTATATGGCTAACGATTTTATGCTCTATTCAAGTCCTTGCAAAGAAATCCCCCCGCCCAATTTCT GACACGGAGATTAGAGAAAAGAAGCAAAATTGTTACTCAGAAATTGAACT AGGATACTGGGGTGCACAATGCAAGTCTTCGATGGTTGCAAAGGAGAACTGTGCTTTAAAATGCTTGTCACCTCAGTGCTATGAGGTTATTTATGAAAGTGATCCG CTGGAAGAAGGGGAGAAAGATTACACGAGAAGCATGGAATATAAGTACTGTATGCACAG AGTGTCATTAGGAGAGAGTTTGGATGGTGTTAAAGGTTCTTTTGACTAA